The sequence below is a genomic window from Rudanella lutea DSM 19387.
CTTAACCGTATAATATAAAGACAGATCGACCGCCTGCGGATACCGGCGACCAACCGCAATAGCGCTGTCGATGGCCCGACCCGCCCGGTGATTCTGGTCGAGGGATCGGCAGGCTTTGGCCCATTCATAATACCCGTTGGCCTGTCCGTACGGATCACCCGCCACCCGACCAATAGCCGCCCCCCGTCGCGCGAGCGTAGCCGCCTGCTCGTAATCGCCTTCCGTACTCGCCAGATAGGCCAGTAAGCTGTACAGATTCGACGACCATTTGCTCCGCGGATGCTGCCGAGCGAATCGCAACCCCTGCCGACCGGTTTCCCGAGCTTGGGCCAATCGGTTTTCCTGCTGTAATACATACGCCAACCGATAGTACGCTTTTACCAACGCATCGGAGTGGGGAGGCAAACGGACCGTATTCGCCTGTGCTTCCCGGAGCAGCGTCTGTAACCAGGCAACGGCCGTTGAGGCATCGCCGGTTTGGGCGAAGGCACGGGCCAGGTCGGTCAGGAGCCGGACATACACCGAATCTTTCGGCGTTTGGCGGGGCCACGTCTGTACAAGCCGGAGCAATCGAGGTTTTTGAACCGAAAATTGGAGGGTATTGAGCGAGTCCAGCACCTGTGGGGTTGGTTGCGCCCCAACCGTATGCCCACTCAGGGACGTTAGCAGCAGCACCGGTTTCCACCACCCTTTCATACCGGCTTAGGGGTTTACCCATAAACCACCCACAATCTGATCCAGCAGATTCAGATCCCGGCGGGCCCCAATTGACCGCAATACCGCTTCGCGCGACGATAGATCTTTGCCGTCTATCATCGCGCGGGCTATGAGCCCCGTGACGTACGGAGCCGCAAACGAAGTCCCCCGAAAATCAGGAGTAATATGAGGGGTTTTAAACGATCCAAACCGACTCTGCCCATCGGAACCGTTTACCAGCACACCCACCGATACATAAACGTCGGACTTGAGTTCACAAACCGCACGCCGAAAACGGGGCCGTCCGGTATCGTCGTGCTCACCCGTGGGCAGAGCAACAACCGACGTTACGGTGATCACATTCGTGAGGCCCGCGCTTGAACAGGCCGGTGCCAGCATAGGCACACGCAGATCGCCCAGTTGATGCCCGATAGACGGAATTTGGGGCAACCCTTCAGGCGGTACATCGCCAACGTTCCCGGCGGCGCAAACCACCAGAATACCGCGGTACGCCAACCGCTGCAACGACGCCTGAAGTAACGGGATGGTTTCGTTCGTTCCGCAGGCAAATACCCAACTGGCATTGATAATCCGGGCACCTTGCGTAGCCGCATATTCCAGACCCGAAAGTACATCGAACAGCGTACAGACATTCCGGGCATCGGCAATGCGAACCGGGAGCAGGTTGGCCTCGGCACAAACCGACCGGATGATCCCGGCAACACGGGTTCCATGCCGGTTAAACTGCGCGTCGGTCGGGTCGGCATCCTCCTCTACAAAATCCCAACCCCAGGGCGTGGTCCGGCAAGACAAAGCGTCTGAAGGTTTTGGGTACCGCCCCCCGACCAGTTCAAGACCGGAGTCCAGGATAGCCACCGTGGGCCCTGACCCATGCAGGGTATCGGCGCCAACGAGTCCAGCCCCTCCATACTGCCCACCCGGATACAGGAAGCCTACTGCGTTGGGATACCCCTGCCCGCGCCCCACCTGATTGGTGTTGCCGTCCTGTCCGCGCCCGATCTGATTCGTATTTCCATCCTGCCCCGCCCCCCGGCCAGTACTACCCCCGCCCGGGCGAATAAATCCGGTCGGCAACTGGGGATTCAGGGGAACCGCTTCGATGCACTCACCGGGGGGGAGTGCATTGAGGGCCGTCAGCGACTCGGCGGATGCGAGCAAAACAAGGGCTTTCCCTCCGCAATGCCGGTATGTCCGTACCCTGACAACCGGCTGGGCATCAACGTCGGGACCCGTAATGAGCCGATACCGTTCACCCTGGTACAAAAAATTAAGCACACTCTCATCGTCCACCAGAATGTACTCCTCTGGTAAAACCGGGGTACCCCGGTACAAAATGGCTGTTTCTCCATAAATCGACCGAAAGACATCAGGGGCCGATCCAAACAGGTATGCGGGGTCCAGAGACCGGACGTCCCGGAATGGAGGAATCGGTTTACGAGGCTTCGGACGGGCTAGCACGGAAAAATGGTTTTTAGTGTATGGTTTTCGGTTTATGGAAGGGCTGGCCATGCGCCAACTCTTAACTTCAAACTCTTAACTCTTCACTCCTTACAATTGCTCCAGTAACTGCTGAGCCTCAGCAGCTCCCTCCAAATTCCGACGGATTACGGTCTGTAGCAACGCTTTCG
It includes:
- a CDS encoding S8 family peptidase, translated to MLARPKPRKPIPPFRDVRSLDPAYLFGSAPDVFRSIYGETAILYRGTPVLPEEYILVDDESVLNFLYQGERYRLITGPDVDAQPVVRVRTYRHCGGKALVLLASAESLTALNALPPGECIEAVPLNPQLPTGFIRPGGGSTGRGAGQDGNTNQIGRGQDGNTNQVGRGQGYPNAVGFLYPGGQYGGAGLVGADTLHGSGPTVAILDSGLELVGGRYPKPSDALSCRTTPWGWDFVEEDADPTDAQFNRHGTRVAGIIRSVCAEANLLPVRIADARNVCTLFDVLSGLEYAATQGARIINASWVFACGTNETIPLLQASLQRLAYRGILVVCAAGNVGDVPPEGLPQIPSIGHQLGDLRVPMLAPACSSAGLTNVITVTSVVALPTGEHDDTGRPRFRRAVCELKSDVYVSVGVLVNGSDGQSRFGSFKTPHITPDFRGTSFAAPYVTGLIARAMIDGKDLSSREAVLRSIGARRDLNLLDQIVGGLWVNP